aaTATAACagtgaattgaaaaaaaaaaaattagttggtcaaataaaattttgaaagcaaCATTTGATCAATTACAAGTTTTttaagtattattttttaaaagaatccTCTTCGAGAAGGTCTCGAACCTCATTATCTTATTGGAGCTTCATTCAGAGGGCGATTGCTTccacatcaaaaaaaaaaaaaaaaaaattgaagttttcatttttcatgGCTTTCTTGCGAAAAACGAAAATTCAAGctgcataaaatttttttcactcatTTTTTACACCgaagtagattttttttcctttcaacaaaacaaatattgatgaaaacttttttttttggccaatttgcataaaaaaattcactagttttgcgcttttgcaaaagtaggccacctttttcgattttgcagattcgggccggatttttaataaactgaccaaaatacccttatacctttttctctcttcttttttttctcacgtcttttttttttactcaccGAAGAAGGCGATGGAGGTGAAGGTGGAAACGGCCCCCATCGTCTTTGCACCTcatgccctcaccctcaccctcaccctcacccacGCACCCTTCGCCCTACTCGCCTCCGATCCTGCCGAGGCCGCGCtgcgaccctttttttttttctctccgaccctcctccaccacctccgtGGCCCTCCGCGACGATAACAAGGACGGTAACgtgtcctcttcctccgccttcacCCTCCACCTCCACTGCAGCGAATTTTGTACCTACCAAACCCACTTCTGGAAACTCGCGTTCCCACAACCGCCGTCGACGATAAAGAGAAAACACTTCTCAGCATCAAGAAGCTCGCCGACGAGGGAGGAGGCACGCGACCCACCCACCTACCCTAGAGGGCGGCAACGAGCGCGGCCTCGACGGTGTCAGAGGTAAAAAGTGCGAGGAATGTACGGAATTATCTTTGGATTAGCACTTTTATtcgtttaaaataaaaaaaaaactaaaaggccaaaaactagagaataataaagaaaaccaAAGAAGAAGTANTCCTTTCAACAAAACAAATATtgatgaaaacttttttttttggccaatttgcataaaaaaattcactagttttgcgcttttgcaaaagtaggccacctttttcgattttgcagattcgggccggatttttaataaactgaccaaaatacccttatacatttttctctcttcttttttttttctcacgtctttttttttttttactcgcCGAAGAAGGCGATGGAGGTAAAGGCGGAAATGGCCCCCATCGTTTCTGCACCTCATGCCCTCACCCttaccctcaccctcacccacGCACCCGTCGCCCTACTCGCCTCCGATCCCGCCGAGGCCGCACtgcgaccctctttttttttctctccgatcctcctccaccatctccgTGGCCCTTCGCGACGATAACAAAGACGGTAACgtgtcctcttcctccgccttcacCCTCCACCTCCACTGCAACGAATTTTGCACCTACCAAACCCACTTCTGGAAACTCGCGTTTCCACCACCGCCGTCGACGATAAAAAGAAAACACTTCTCAGCATCAAGAAGCTCGCCGTCGAGGGAGGAGGCACGCGACCCACCTACCTACCCTAGAGGCCTCGACGGTGTCAGAGGTAAAAAGGGCGAGGAATGTACGAGATTATCTTTGGATTAGCACTTTTATtcgtttaaaataaaaaaaaaactaaaaggccaaaaactagagaataataaagaaaaccaaagaagaagtaagaataagatgaatttgcactgttaagattaaattgcactgttCTAAAAGAACGTTACACTATTATGGACGTAAGTTGcacttttttaaatataaactgctctttaagatgaaagttatattctttaaatgaaagttttactttttaaaaaatatttacattctttctcttcttattgcactctttaagaaaagatatttacactattttttatttttattttttacggtTTCTTTCTATCACGGTTTGACGTtgaaccaaccaaccaaccaatgGCCCCTCAGCCATTTATTGTCTACATAAAATGACGATTTGCAATTTTTTATTGatgaaatttaattcaaaaaaaaataatcgtacaggtctccatgcattttacAGCTAAAATAATTTGGATTTCAAATGTTAGATTTTGTTCGAGTTCTGATCGTGGCAGATTTTCGGCTCAATCTTGACTCAACTCGGNtagagcttccgacccaggttatttcggtttAGTTATTACCCCTATTATTTCTGTTGatgtatagtttagttggtttatgtgattcagtatttcattactttaaaataaaaggatttctgaattttgtaaaataaaagattttctacccctcgtggtagcgtttttttaaaagataaaagttcccgtgtagggaacagctttcaaaagattttctgtgattttgtatcttagtatttcaaaacctatttctgtggttggaaatattttaacttataGGTGTGGATTTATGCATAaatgtgaatctgtggtgaatggtgtatgaatatatataacggttggttatttgtatgttcgtttgttgtggttgtgcctggatgacttcttgtacttgtgcgacgctgtgcaaatacaggagagactctgtccgtgtgaacagtggatttcctgtatttgtggcggatctggcatactttggggtcaggttttcaaaaaaaaagaaattcagacgcttttccgctttgttttaaactaaaaaggaaccccggggcgtgacatttttaCACcgaactagattttttttttttttcaacaaaacaaatattgatgaaaacttttttttttggccaatttgcataaaaaaattcactagttttgcgcttttgcaaaagtaggccacctttttcgattttgcagattcgggccggatttttaataaactgaccaaaatacccttatacctttttctctcttctttttattcTCACGTGCCTTTATTTTTTACTCACCGAAGAAGGCGATGATGAGGTGAAAGAGTTGGAAAACGGCCCCATCGTCTTGCACGCTATGCCTCTACCCTCTCACCCTCACCACCATCACCACGCACCCTTCGCCCTAACCGCCTCCGATCCTGCTAGAAGGACCGCGCTgccgaccttttttttttttctccgaccctcctccaccacctccgtGGCCCTTCCGCGACGATAACATGGACGGTAACGGTCACCTTCTCGCCTCACCCACCTCCACTGGCCGCGAATTTTTGTACGCTACCGAAACCACTTCTGGCAAACTCGCTTGTTCCACCAACGCCAGTCGACGATAAAGAGAAAACACTTCTCAGCATCAAGAAGCTCGCCGACGAGGAGGAGGCACGCGACTCACCCACCTACCCTAAGAGGGGCGGCACGAGCGGACCTCTGACGGTGTACAGAGGTAAAAAGGTGCGAAGAATGTATCGGAATTATTTTGGATTAAGCATTTTTTtcgttttaaaataaaaaaaaaactaaaaggccAAACAACTAAGAGAATTAATAACAGAAAGCAAAGAAGAAGTAAGAATAAGAATGAATTTGCAAGCGTTAAGATTAAATTGGCAATCTGTTTAAAAGCCGTTCACGATATTATGGACGTAAGttgcatttttttaaattataaactgCTCTTTATAATGAAAGTTATattctttaaatgaaagttttactttttaaaaaatatttacattctTTCTCTCTATTGCCACATCTTAAGAAagaatttaaactattttttcttttattttttacgaTTTCTTTCTATCACGGTTTTACGTTGAACGAACCAACCAATGGCCCCTCAGCCATTTATTGTCTACATAAAATGACaatttgcaattttttattgatgaaatttaattcaaaaaaaaaataatcgtaCAGGTCTCCAGGCATTTTACAGCTAAAATAATTTGGATTTCAAATGTTAGATTTTGTTCGAGTTCTGATCGTGGCAGATTTTCGGCTCAATCTTGACTCAACTCGGGCATTGGGTCGGGTCGGATGTCGGGTTGGTCAAGTCGGGTCGGCATTTTGGGGCCTCTTGCCATCGCTTCGCAGGTTCCGGCCGTCCAGTCTGCCCCACCCCCCCCCCACCACGCACGAAGGAAGGAGGAGGGCAGAAATGGTGAGGGCGTGCCGCGTCGTCCTGCAACAGGCCGGCAGCAGCATCAGCAAGGCCCTCTCCGACTTCCTCGTCTGCCCTCTTTCCAAGAAACCCCTCAGGTTCGAGAAACCCTTCCTATCTATTATATCTCTCTATCCCCCCGCTCTCTATAACAGTAACAActgattctttttttcttttcttttttttttcctaacagGTATTGCGAAGATTCCCAATCTCTAATCAGCGACGCTATTGGTGTTTCTTTTCCGGTGAGTCAGTCTCATTTCTATCTCGTCTTCAACTTCGTTCCGGCTCCTCAATAAGTTTGCTAAATTGTAGCAGCAGCTTTTATGTTTTCTCCAAGTTGATCTCTGCGTTATTACTTTGCATACTATTTATTTGCCTTCTTACACTAGCTCTTTATTAGAGGCtggatcatcatcatcataagcCAATCGATTGTGCCTTTTTTGCATGTAGTACTACTATTCATGCGGGAATTGTTCTTATTGGGCTTTTTTTTCAAAGCGTTGTCCTCCATCAAATGCCCTTACTCAAATACTTGTTGAGTTATCTGCTAGGAATTTGTCGTATAAAGTGATTGTGAATGAAATTTGAGATGTCTACTAGGAATTTGTCATGCCTTCTAGAAACCTCTTAAAAgcggtaaatcgttcaccgcctttaaaaaaatagtgaacgattcactgctttaatagaaaatttagaaGGCGGTGAAGTCTTCGCCGTCTTcttaaaggcggtgaacgattcactgcTTTTGGCAGACATATCCACTCTAGCACTGAGTTGGCAAAAGAAGGATTATTtggtcaaataatttttttcagagggttatttagccaattataaaattttctaggGTTATTTGGAAAAAAGACCTATCTCATCACATTGCCCTTCTTCATCTACGTACCTTCTACTGTTGTCTTATACATTTTTCATAGTTTACACCAAAATTTGAATATCAACTATACCGTCCCCTAGTAGTTTGAGCTTTCGAAAACAAAACAGTTGCTTCATGCTAATTGCCTACACCTCTACTGTTGTTTATGTCCTACATTTGCTTATGGTAAAAGTGAGCTCGTACAGGAATAATCAGCAACAACAGGATCTTCAATTCCAACTATTTGGGTCAGCTATATGACTCATTTTACTTCATTCGTCTTTGTCTCGAGCACTTTTTATCGTCAAATCAAGTTCTTTTGTATCCCTTTTCTCTACTTTATCTTTCATCAGTTTTTGTCTTCCTCTTTCTAATTGGGTACTTCCTGATGAAGCAACGTTGGTCTCCTTTGAATTTGTTCAACTATCCTAATTAACATTATGTAACTTATTTCTATTTGTGCTGCAAATAACCTTTTTTGCAGTAATCTCACTCATTTGTTACAATATCATTAGTCCTGTGACGCTTAGTTTTTTTACCGCTTACTACAAACAAATAAAGAAGACCTATCCAAGCAACTTGGTGTTTTGAGTTAAAAAATGAGGCCCTTCCCCTGTAAAAGGAGTTGGAGGCATATTACTCCTTCAAGAAGGTGGAACGCATGTTCATGAGCTAACAAACTTGAAATGATGCCTACTTCTGAATATGCTAATATTCTATGCTACCTTCTTAATTTGACCCTGTTAATCCATACTAGTCAGTAGTACATCTCAAAGCTCTgttatttcactaatttttccTGGACATTCTTTCACTGTATCCTCCAATGTTCTCGCGCCTCATGGCAAGGTCTTATTTACATTATTTGCTTCTTACTTGTTCTTAAGTATATACCTGACAGTGTTGTGTTGTTTTGCACTTGTTGCTAAATTTAACCGTCTTTACATGTAGGTTTATGCGTCCCTCTCAGTAAGACGATCTACTTGACTTTGATTTGGTCCGCTCTAGAGTATACTTAATATTCATCCTCTTCATTAGGTAGGTATTGGTGATTAGAGGATCGTAAGGCGGTAATGCAAAATTATATCTTCTATTTCATTCTTTCTTCCTTATCTAAAGCCTCCTGGTATTCTCTCATATGTGTTGTTTCATTGTAGTATGACTATTCAAACTACTGCTATACCGTACCTTGGGAATATTCCATCAAACTTGTgtttattgttgatgattatTTTGCTAGGTCGTAAGCACTAAGCTTTCCTTGAAACTTCTTTTGCTGCTCGTATTCCGGTTGGAAAGATTCTGTTTTAGAtgcatatataattaggctTACATGTGTTTTTGTCGAAAGAGGGATATTTGAGCTGAATGCAACCACATTAACAGATAATCTTACAGTTGTTCTTCTTGATCAACAGATTGCGC
This genomic interval from Ananas comosus cultivar F153 linkage group 8, ASM154086v1, whole genome shotgun sequence contains the following:
- the LOC109713597 gene encoding uncharacterized protein LOC109713597 isoform X1, with the translated sequence MVRACRVVLQQAGSSISKALSDFLVCPLSKKPLRYCEDSQSLISDAIGVSFPIVDGIPCLAPKDGRIFAGQGCMKSEDGDDLAIAKSERGDPHR
- the LOC109713597 gene encoding uncharacterized protein LOC109713597 isoform X2 produces the protein MLDFVRVLIVADFRLNLDSTRALGRVGCRVGQVGSAFWGLLPSLRRFRPSSLPHPPPTTHEGRRRAEMVRACRVVLQQAGSSISKALSDFLVCPLSKKPLRYCEDSQSLISDAIGVSFPVLQV